Proteins encoded within one genomic window of Calypte anna isolate BGI_N300 chromosome 25, bCalAnn1_v1.p, whole genome shotgun sequence:
- the SHC1 gene encoding SHC-transforming protein 1 isoform X4, producing the protein MEYVDMNKLSCGKKTRVEGGQLGGDEWTRHGSFVNKPTRGWLHPDDKVMGPGVSYHVRYMGCVEVLQSMRALDFNTRTQVTREAIGLVCEAVPGAKGAVRRRKPCGRSLNSILGKSNLKFAGMPITLTISTSSLNLMASDCKQIIANHHMQSISFASGGDPVSMQGPICTSLPCAGHRGLSSPLPISPLLSCLQDTAEYVAYVAKDPVNQRACHILECPEGLAQDVISTIGQAFELRFKQYLKNPPKLVTPHDRMAGFDGSAWDEEEEEPAPDHQYYNDFPGKEPPIGGVVDMRLRDGAAQTPNHLGATLPVGGEHDPRKQHPPAQAGREKYPAPAGASGRTDLFDDPSYVNVQNMDKTRQGSAAGTPTTANGSAQRDLFDMKPFEDALRVPLSVPVGLPPAQVVASMEEQLRREPWYHGKMNRKEAEKLLKVNGDFLVRESTTTPGQYVLTGLQGGQPKHLLLVDPEGVVRTKDHRFESVSHLISYHMDNHLPIISAGSEMCLQQPVERRL; encoded by the exons ATGGAGTACGTG GATATGAACAAGCTGAGCTGCGGGAAGAAGACCCGGGTGGAAGGGGGACAGCTGGGGGGGGACGAATGGACTCGTCACGGCAGCTTCGTCAATAAACCCACCCGTGGTTGGCTGCACCCCGATGACAAGGTCATGGGCCCTGGGGTCTCTTACCATGTCCGG TACATGGGCTGTGTGGAGGTCCTCCAGTCCATGAGGGCTTTGGATTTCAACACCAGGACACAGGTCACCAG GGAGGCCATCGGGCTCGTGTGCGAGGCCGTGCCCGGTGCCAAGGGTGCTGTGCggaggaggaag ccctgcGGCCGCTCCCTCAACTCCATCCTGGGCAAGAGCAACCTGAAGTTTGCTGGCATGCCCATCACCCTGACCATCTCCACCAGCAGCCTCAACCTCATGGCTTCTGACTGCAAGCAg ATCATTGCCAACCACCACATGCAGTCCATCTCCTTCGCCTCAGGGGGAGACCCGGTGAGTATGCAGGGTCCCATCTGCACATCCCTGCCCTGTGCAGGGCACAGGGGCCtctccagccccctccccatctcaCCCCTGCTGTCTtgcctgcaggacacagccGAGTACGTTGCCTACGTTGCCAAAGACCCCGTCAACCAGAGAG cctgccaTATCCTGGAGTGCCCCGAGGGGCTGGCACAGGATGTGATCAGCACCATCGGGCAGGCCTTCGAGCTGCGCTTCAAACAGTACCTGAAAAACCCCCCAAAGCTGGTGACACCCCACGACAG GATGGCAGGGTTTGATGGCTCTGCTtgggatgaagaggaggaggaaccAGCCCCTGATCACCAATACTACAACGACTTCCCTGGCAAGGAGCCCCCCATTGGGGGGGTGGTGGACATGAGACTGCGGGATGGGGCTGCTCAGACCCCCAATCACTTGGGGGCCACGCTG ccCGTTGGTGGGGAGCACGACCCTCGGAAGCAGCACCCTCCTGCCCAAG cagggagagagaaataCCCAGCTCCAGCCGGTGCCTCCGGCCGCACAGACCTCTTTGATGACCCCTCCTATGTCAATGTGCAGAACATGGACAAAACACGCCAGGGCTCAGCTGCTGGCACTCCCACGACAGCCAACGGCAGCGCCCAGAGGGACCTCTTTGACATGA AGCCCTTTGAAGATGCCCTGCGTGTCCCCCTGTCCGTGCCAGTGGGGTTGCCCCCCGCCCAGGTTGTGGCTTCcatggaggagcagctgagacGGGAGCCCTGGTACCATGGGAAGATGAATCGTAAGGaggctgagaagctgctgaaggtGAACGGAGATTTCCTGGTGAGGGAGAGCACCACCACCCCTGGGCAGTACGTCCTGACCGGCCTGCAGGGAGGGCAGCCCAAACACCTCCTGCTTGTGGATCCTGAAGGCGTG GTGCGGACCAAAGATCACCGTTTTGAGAGCGTCAGCCACCTCATCAGCTACCACATGGACAATCACCTGCCCATCATCTCTGCTGGCAGTGAGATGTGCCTGCAGCAGCCGGTGGAGAGGAGACTCTGA
- the SHC1 gene encoding SHC-transforming protein 1 isoform X6: MEYVDMNKLSCGKKTRVEGGQLGGDEWTRHGSFVNKPTRGWLHPDDKVMGPGVSYHVRYMGCVEVLQSMRALDFNTRTQVTREAIGLVCEAVPGAKGAVRRRKPCGRSLNSILGKSNLKFAGMPITLTISTSSLNLMASDCKQIIANHHMQSISFASGGDPDTAEYVAYVAKDPVNQRACHILECPEGLAQDVISTIGQAFELRFKQYLKNPPKLVTPHDRMAGFDGSAWDEEEEEPAPDHQYYNDFPGKEPPIGGVVDMRLRDGAAQTPNHLGATLPVGGEHDPRKQHPPAQAGREKYPAPAGASGRTDLFDDPSYVNVQNMDKTRQGSAAGTPTTANGSAQRDLFDMKPFEDALRVPLSVPVGLPPAQVVASMEEQLRREPWYHGKMNRKEAEKLLKVNGDFLVRESTTTPGQYVLTGLQGGQPKHLLLVDPEGVVRTKDHRFESVSHLISYHMDNHLPIISAGSEMCLQQPVERRL, encoded by the exons ATGGAGTACGTG GATATGAACAAGCTGAGCTGCGGGAAGAAGACCCGGGTGGAAGGGGGACAGCTGGGGGGGGACGAATGGACTCGTCACGGCAGCTTCGTCAATAAACCCACCCGTGGTTGGCTGCACCCCGATGACAAGGTCATGGGCCCTGGGGTCTCTTACCATGTCCGG TACATGGGCTGTGTGGAGGTCCTCCAGTCCATGAGGGCTTTGGATTTCAACACCAGGACACAGGTCACCAG GGAGGCCATCGGGCTCGTGTGCGAGGCCGTGCCCGGTGCCAAGGGTGCTGTGCggaggaggaag ccctgcGGCCGCTCCCTCAACTCCATCCTGGGCAAGAGCAACCTGAAGTTTGCTGGCATGCCCATCACCCTGACCATCTCCACCAGCAGCCTCAACCTCATGGCTTCTGACTGCAAGCAg ATCATTGCCAACCACCACATGCAGTCCATCTCCTTCGCCTCAGGGGGAGACCCG gacacagccGAGTACGTTGCCTACGTTGCCAAAGACCCCGTCAACCAGAGAG cctgccaTATCCTGGAGTGCCCCGAGGGGCTGGCACAGGATGTGATCAGCACCATCGGGCAGGCCTTCGAGCTGCGCTTCAAACAGTACCTGAAAAACCCCCCAAAGCTGGTGACACCCCACGACAG GATGGCAGGGTTTGATGGCTCTGCTtgggatgaagaggaggaggaaccAGCCCCTGATCACCAATACTACAACGACTTCCCTGGCAAGGAGCCCCCCATTGGGGGGGTGGTGGACATGAGACTGCGGGATGGGGCTGCTCAGACCCCCAATCACTTGGGGGCCACGCTG ccCGTTGGTGGGGAGCACGACCCTCGGAAGCAGCACCCTCCTGCCCAAG cagggagagagaaataCCCAGCTCCAGCCGGTGCCTCCGGCCGCACAGACCTCTTTGATGACCCCTCCTATGTCAATGTGCAGAACATGGACAAAACACGCCAGGGCTCAGCTGCTGGCACTCCCACGACAGCCAACGGCAGCGCCCAGAGGGACCTCTTTGACATGA AGCCCTTTGAAGATGCCCTGCGTGTCCCCCTGTCCGTGCCAGTGGGGTTGCCCCCCGCCCAGGTTGTGGCTTCcatggaggagcagctgagacGGGAGCCCTGGTACCATGGGAAGATGAATCGTAAGGaggctgagaagctgctgaaggtGAACGGAGATTTCCTGGTGAGGGAGAGCACCACCACCCCTGGGCAGTACGTCCTGACCGGCCTGCAGGGAGGGCAGCCCAAACACCTCCTGCTTGTGGATCCTGAAGGCGTG GTGCGGACCAAAGATCACCGTTTTGAGAGCGTCAGCCACCTCATCAGCTACCACATGGACAATCACCTGCCCATCATCTCTGCTGGCAGTGAGATGTGCCTGCAGCAGCCGGTGGAGAGGAGACTCTGA
- the SHC1 gene encoding SHC-transforming protein 1 isoform X2: MDLLQKSKYTHLRNESISSLEEVVGGPLAPPAESPPATPSLPGSLSSSSSLGLATPLGELSPESEDSPTTLCSFFPKMANLKLSNPANLLNLRGSLAGSTPGDTGSLTGTPAPGTATGSDSAGSVTVCSQDMNKLSCGKKTRVEGGQLGGDEWTRHGSFVNKPTRGWLHPDDKVMGPGVSYHVRYMGCVEVLQSMRALDFNTRTQVTREAIGLVCEAVPGAKGAVRRRKPCGRSLNSILGKSNLKFAGMPITLTISTSSLNLMASDCKQIIANHHMQSISFASGGDPVSMQGPICTSLPCAGHRGLSSPLPISPLLSCLQDTAEYVAYVAKDPVNQRACHILECPEGLAQDVISTIGQAFELRFKQYLKNPPKLVTPHDRMAGFDGSAWDEEEEEPAPDHQYYNDFPGKEPPIGGVVDMRLRDGAAQTPNHLGATLPVGGEHDPRKQHPPAQGREKYPAPAGASGRTDLFDDPSYVNVQNMDKTRQGSAAGTPTTANGSAQRDLFDMKPFEDALRVPLSVPVGLPPAQVVASMEEQLRREPWYHGKMNRKEAEKLLKVNGDFLVRESTTTPGQYVLTGLQGGQPKHLLLVDPEGVVRTKDHRFESVSHLISYHMDNHLPIISAGSEMCLQQPVERRL, translated from the exons ATGGATCTCCTGCAGAAGAGCAAATACACCCACCTGAGGAATGAGTCCATCTCCTCtctggaggaggtggtggggggACCCCTGGCCCCCCCAGCAGAGTCCCCCCCAGCCACACCATCTCTGCCTGGCTCTCtgtcttcttcttcctccctcgGCCTCGCCACCCCTCTCGGGGAGCTCTCACCCGAGTCAGAGGACAGCCCCACCACCCTTTGCTCCTTTTTCCCCAAAATGGCCAACCTGAAGCTCTCAAACCCCGCCAACCTGCTCAACTTGAGGGGCTCCTTGGCCGGCAGCACTCCGGGGGACACCGGCAGCCTCACCGGGACACCGGCACCAGGAACGGCCACCGGCTCAGACTCAGCAGGATCTGTCACTGTCTGTTCCCAGGATATGAACAAGCTGAGCTGCGGGAAGAAGACCCGGGTGGAAGGGGGACAGCTGGGGGGGGACGAATGGACTCGTCACGGCAGCTTCGTCAATAAACCCACCCGTGGTTGGCTGCACCCCGATGACAAGGTCATGGGCCCTGGGGTCTCTTACCATGTCCGG TACATGGGCTGTGTGGAGGTCCTCCAGTCCATGAGGGCTTTGGATTTCAACACCAGGACACAGGTCACCAG GGAGGCCATCGGGCTCGTGTGCGAGGCCGTGCCCGGTGCCAAGGGTGCTGTGCggaggaggaag ccctgcGGCCGCTCCCTCAACTCCATCCTGGGCAAGAGCAACCTGAAGTTTGCTGGCATGCCCATCACCCTGACCATCTCCACCAGCAGCCTCAACCTCATGGCTTCTGACTGCAAGCAg ATCATTGCCAACCACCACATGCAGTCCATCTCCTTCGCCTCAGGGGGAGACCCGGTGAGTATGCAGGGTCCCATCTGCACATCCCTGCCCTGTGCAGGGCACAGGGGCCtctccagccccctccccatctcaCCCCTGCTGTCTtgcctgcaggacacagccGAGTACGTTGCCTACGTTGCCAAAGACCCCGTCAACCAGAGAG cctgccaTATCCTGGAGTGCCCCGAGGGGCTGGCACAGGATGTGATCAGCACCATCGGGCAGGCCTTCGAGCTGCGCTTCAAACAGTACCTGAAAAACCCCCCAAAGCTGGTGACACCCCACGACAG GATGGCAGGGTTTGATGGCTCTGCTtgggatgaagaggaggaggaaccAGCCCCTGATCACCAATACTACAACGACTTCCCTGGCAAGGAGCCCCCCATTGGGGGGGTGGTGGACATGAGACTGCGGGATGGGGCTGCTCAGACCCCCAATCACTTGGGGGCCACGCTG ccCGTTGGTGGGGAGCACGACCCTCGGAAGCAGCACCCTCCTGCCCAAG ggagagagaaataCCCAGCTCCAGCCGGTGCCTCCGGCCGCACAGACCTCTTTGATGACCCCTCCTATGTCAATGTGCAGAACATGGACAAAACACGCCAGGGCTCAGCTGCTGGCACTCCCACGACAGCCAACGGCAGCGCCCAGAGGGACCTCTTTGACATGA AGCCCTTTGAAGATGCCCTGCGTGTCCCCCTGTCCGTGCCAGTGGGGTTGCCCCCCGCCCAGGTTGTGGCTTCcatggaggagcagctgagacGGGAGCCCTGGTACCATGGGAAGATGAATCGTAAGGaggctgagaagctgctgaaggtGAACGGAGATTTCCTGGTGAGGGAGAGCACCACCACCCCTGGGCAGTACGTCCTGACCGGCCTGCAGGGAGGGCAGCCCAAACACCTCCTGCTTGTGGATCCTGAAGGCGTG GTGCGGACCAAAGATCACCGTTTTGAGAGCGTCAGCCACCTCATCAGCTACCACATGGACAATCACCTGCCCATCATCTCTGCTGGCAGTGAGATGTGCCTGCAGCAGCCGGTGGAGAGGAGACTCTGA
- the SHC1 gene encoding SHC-transforming protein 1 isoform X3: MDLLQKSKYTHLRNESISSLEEVVGGPLAPPAESPPATPSLPGSLSSSSSLGLATPLGELSPESEDSPTTLCSFFPKMANLKLSNPANLLNLRGSLAGSTPGDTGSLTGTPAPGTATGSDSAGSVTVCSQDMNKLSCGKKTRVEGGQLGGDEWTRHGSFVNKPTRGWLHPDDKVMGPGVSYHVRYMGCVEVLQSMRALDFNTRTQVTREAIGLVCEAVPGAKGAVRRRKPCGRSLNSILGKSNLKFAGMPITLTISTSSLNLMASDCKQIIANHHMQSISFASGGDPDTAEYVAYVAKDPVNQRACHILECPEGLAQDVISTIGQAFELRFKQYLKNPPKLVTPHDRMAGFDGSAWDEEEEEPAPDHQYYNDFPGKEPPIGGVVDMRLRDGAAQTPNHLGATLPVGGEHDPRKQHPPAQAGREKYPAPAGASGRTDLFDDPSYVNVQNMDKTRQGSAAGTPTTANGSAQRDLFDMKPFEDALRVPLSVPVGLPPAQVVASMEEQLRREPWYHGKMNRKEAEKLLKVNGDFLVRESTTTPGQYVLTGLQGGQPKHLLLVDPEGVVRTKDHRFESVSHLISYHMDNHLPIISAGSEMCLQQPVERRL, translated from the exons ATGGATCTCCTGCAGAAGAGCAAATACACCCACCTGAGGAATGAGTCCATCTCCTCtctggaggaggtggtggggggACCCCTGGCCCCCCCAGCAGAGTCCCCCCCAGCCACACCATCTCTGCCTGGCTCTCtgtcttcttcttcctccctcgGCCTCGCCACCCCTCTCGGGGAGCTCTCACCCGAGTCAGAGGACAGCCCCACCACCCTTTGCTCCTTTTTCCCCAAAATGGCCAACCTGAAGCTCTCAAACCCCGCCAACCTGCTCAACTTGAGGGGCTCCTTGGCCGGCAGCACTCCGGGGGACACCGGCAGCCTCACCGGGACACCGGCACCAGGAACGGCCACCGGCTCAGACTCAGCAGGATCTGTCACTGTCTGTTCCCAGGATATGAACAAGCTGAGCTGCGGGAAGAAGACCCGGGTGGAAGGGGGACAGCTGGGGGGGGACGAATGGACTCGTCACGGCAGCTTCGTCAATAAACCCACCCGTGGTTGGCTGCACCCCGATGACAAGGTCATGGGCCCTGGGGTCTCTTACCATGTCCGG TACATGGGCTGTGTGGAGGTCCTCCAGTCCATGAGGGCTTTGGATTTCAACACCAGGACACAGGTCACCAG GGAGGCCATCGGGCTCGTGTGCGAGGCCGTGCCCGGTGCCAAGGGTGCTGTGCggaggaggaag ccctgcGGCCGCTCCCTCAACTCCATCCTGGGCAAGAGCAACCTGAAGTTTGCTGGCATGCCCATCACCCTGACCATCTCCACCAGCAGCCTCAACCTCATGGCTTCTGACTGCAAGCAg ATCATTGCCAACCACCACATGCAGTCCATCTCCTTCGCCTCAGGGGGAGACCCG gacacagccGAGTACGTTGCCTACGTTGCCAAAGACCCCGTCAACCAGAGAG cctgccaTATCCTGGAGTGCCCCGAGGGGCTGGCACAGGATGTGATCAGCACCATCGGGCAGGCCTTCGAGCTGCGCTTCAAACAGTACCTGAAAAACCCCCCAAAGCTGGTGACACCCCACGACAG GATGGCAGGGTTTGATGGCTCTGCTtgggatgaagaggaggaggaaccAGCCCCTGATCACCAATACTACAACGACTTCCCTGGCAAGGAGCCCCCCATTGGGGGGGTGGTGGACATGAGACTGCGGGATGGGGCTGCTCAGACCCCCAATCACTTGGGGGCCACGCTG ccCGTTGGTGGGGAGCACGACCCTCGGAAGCAGCACCCTCCTGCCCAAG cagggagagagaaataCCCAGCTCCAGCCGGTGCCTCCGGCCGCACAGACCTCTTTGATGACCCCTCCTATGTCAATGTGCAGAACATGGACAAAACACGCCAGGGCTCAGCTGCTGGCACTCCCACGACAGCCAACGGCAGCGCCCAGAGGGACCTCTTTGACATGA AGCCCTTTGAAGATGCCCTGCGTGTCCCCCTGTCCGTGCCAGTGGGGTTGCCCCCCGCCCAGGTTGTGGCTTCcatggaggagcagctgagacGGGAGCCCTGGTACCATGGGAAGATGAATCGTAAGGaggctgagaagctgctgaaggtGAACGGAGATTTCCTGGTGAGGGAGAGCACCACCACCCCTGGGCAGTACGTCCTGACCGGCCTGCAGGGAGGGCAGCCCAAACACCTCCTGCTTGTGGATCCTGAAGGCGTG GTGCGGACCAAAGATCACCGTTTTGAGAGCGTCAGCCACCTCATCAGCTACCACATGGACAATCACCTGCCCATCATCTCTGCTGGCAGTGAGATGTGCCTGCAGCAGCCGGTGGAGAGGAGACTCTGA
- the SHC1 gene encoding SHC-transforming protein 1 isoform X5 has protein sequence MNKLSCGKKTRVEGGQLGGDEWTRHGSFVNKPTRGWLHPDDKVMGPGVSYHVRYMGCVEVLQSMRALDFNTRTQVTREAIGLVCEAVPGAKGAVRRRKPCGRSLNSILGKSNLKFAGMPITLTISTSSLNLMASDCKQIIANHHMQSISFASGGDPVSMQGPICTSLPCAGHRGLSSPLPISPLLSCLQDTAEYVAYVAKDPVNQRACHILECPEGLAQDVISTIGQAFELRFKQYLKNPPKLVTPHDRMAGFDGSAWDEEEEEPAPDHQYYNDFPGKEPPIGGVVDMRLRDGAAQTPNHLGATLPVGGEHDPRKQHPPAQAGREKYPAPAGASGRTDLFDDPSYVNVQNMDKTRQGSAAGTPTTANGSAQRDLFDMKPFEDALRVPLSVPVGLPPAQVVASMEEQLRREPWYHGKMNRKEAEKLLKVNGDFLVRESTTTPGQYVLTGLQGGQPKHLLLVDPEGVVRTKDHRFESVSHLISYHMDNHLPIISAGSEMCLQQPVERRL, from the exons ATGAACAAGCTGAGCTGCGGGAAGAAGACCCGGGTGGAAGGGGGACAGCTGGGGGGGGACGAATGGACTCGTCACGGCAGCTTCGTCAATAAACCCACCCGTGGTTGGCTGCACCCCGATGACAAGGTCATGGGCCCTGGGGTCTCTTACCATGTCCGG TACATGGGCTGTGTGGAGGTCCTCCAGTCCATGAGGGCTTTGGATTTCAACACCAGGACACAGGTCACCAG GGAGGCCATCGGGCTCGTGTGCGAGGCCGTGCCCGGTGCCAAGGGTGCTGTGCggaggaggaag ccctgcGGCCGCTCCCTCAACTCCATCCTGGGCAAGAGCAACCTGAAGTTTGCTGGCATGCCCATCACCCTGACCATCTCCACCAGCAGCCTCAACCTCATGGCTTCTGACTGCAAGCAg ATCATTGCCAACCACCACATGCAGTCCATCTCCTTCGCCTCAGGGGGAGACCCGGTGAGTATGCAGGGTCCCATCTGCACATCCCTGCCCTGTGCAGGGCACAGGGGCCtctccagccccctccccatctcaCCCCTGCTGTCTtgcctgcaggacacagccGAGTACGTTGCCTACGTTGCCAAAGACCCCGTCAACCAGAGAG cctgccaTATCCTGGAGTGCCCCGAGGGGCTGGCACAGGATGTGATCAGCACCATCGGGCAGGCCTTCGAGCTGCGCTTCAAACAGTACCTGAAAAACCCCCCAAAGCTGGTGACACCCCACGACAG GATGGCAGGGTTTGATGGCTCTGCTtgggatgaagaggaggaggaaccAGCCCCTGATCACCAATACTACAACGACTTCCCTGGCAAGGAGCCCCCCATTGGGGGGGTGGTGGACATGAGACTGCGGGATGGGGCTGCTCAGACCCCCAATCACTTGGGGGCCACGCTG ccCGTTGGTGGGGAGCACGACCCTCGGAAGCAGCACCCTCCTGCCCAAG cagggagagagaaataCCCAGCTCCAGCCGGTGCCTCCGGCCGCACAGACCTCTTTGATGACCCCTCCTATGTCAATGTGCAGAACATGGACAAAACACGCCAGGGCTCAGCTGCTGGCACTCCCACGACAGCCAACGGCAGCGCCCAGAGGGACCTCTTTGACATGA AGCCCTTTGAAGATGCCCTGCGTGTCCCCCTGTCCGTGCCAGTGGGGTTGCCCCCCGCCCAGGTTGTGGCTTCcatggaggagcagctgagacGGGAGCCCTGGTACCATGGGAAGATGAATCGTAAGGaggctgagaagctgctgaaggtGAACGGAGATTTCCTGGTGAGGGAGAGCACCACCACCCCTGGGCAGTACGTCCTGACCGGCCTGCAGGGAGGGCAGCCCAAACACCTCCTGCTTGTGGATCCTGAAGGCGTG GTGCGGACCAAAGATCACCGTTTTGAGAGCGTCAGCCACCTCATCAGCTACCACATGGACAATCACCTGCCCATCATCTCTGCTGGCAGTGAGATGTGCCTGCAGCAGCCGGTGGAGAGGAGACTCTGA
- the SHC1 gene encoding SHC-transforming protein 1 isoform X1, whose translation MDLLQKSKYTHLRNESISSLEEVVGGPLAPPAESPPATPSLPGSLSSSSSLGLATPLGELSPESEDSPTTLCSFFPKMANLKLSNPANLLNLRGSLAGSTPGDTGSLTGTPAPGTATGSDSAGSVTVCSQDMNKLSCGKKTRVEGGQLGGDEWTRHGSFVNKPTRGWLHPDDKVMGPGVSYHVRYMGCVEVLQSMRALDFNTRTQVTREAIGLVCEAVPGAKGAVRRRKPCGRSLNSILGKSNLKFAGMPITLTISTSSLNLMASDCKQIIANHHMQSISFASGGDPVSMQGPICTSLPCAGHRGLSSPLPISPLLSCLQDTAEYVAYVAKDPVNQRACHILECPEGLAQDVISTIGQAFELRFKQYLKNPPKLVTPHDRMAGFDGSAWDEEEEEPAPDHQYYNDFPGKEPPIGGVVDMRLRDGAAQTPNHLGATLPVGGEHDPRKQHPPAQAGREKYPAPAGASGRTDLFDDPSYVNVQNMDKTRQGSAAGTPTTANGSAQRDLFDMKPFEDALRVPLSVPVGLPPAQVVASMEEQLRREPWYHGKMNRKEAEKLLKVNGDFLVRESTTTPGQYVLTGLQGGQPKHLLLVDPEGVVRTKDHRFESVSHLISYHMDNHLPIISAGSEMCLQQPVERRL comes from the exons ATGGATCTCCTGCAGAAGAGCAAATACACCCACCTGAGGAATGAGTCCATCTCCTCtctggaggaggtggtggggggACCCCTGGCCCCCCCAGCAGAGTCCCCCCCAGCCACACCATCTCTGCCTGGCTCTCtgtcttcttcttcctccctcgGCCTCGCCACCCCTCTCGGGGAGCTCTCACCCGAGTCAGAGGACAGCCCCACCACCCTTTGCTCCTTTTTCCCCAAAATGGCCAACCTGAAGCTCTCAAACCCCGCCAACCTGCTCAACTTGAGGGGCTCCTTGGCCGGCAGCACTCCGGGGGACACCGGCAGCCTCACCGGGACACCGGCACCAGGAACGGCCACCGGCTCAGACTCAGCAGGATCTGTCACTGTCTGTTCCCAGGATATGAACAAGCTGAGCTGCGGGAAGAAGACCCGGGTGGAAGGGGGACAGCTGGGGGGGGACGAATGGACTCGTCACGGCAGCTTCGTCAATAAACCCACCCGTGGTTGGCTGCACCCCGATGACAAGGTCATGGGCCCTGGGGTCTCTTACCATGTCCGG TACATGGGCTGTGTGGAGGTCCTCCAGTCCATGAGGGCTTTGGATTTCAACACCAGGACACAGGTCACCAG GGAGGCCATCGGGCTCGTGTGCGAGGCCGTGCCCGGTGCCAAGGGTGCTGTGCggaggaggaag ccctgcGGCCGCTCCCTCAACTCCATCCTGGGCAAGAGCAACCTGAAGTTTGCTGGCATGCCCATCACCCTGACCATCTCCACCAGCAGCCTCAACCTCATGGCTTCTGACTGCAAGCAg ATCATTGCCAACCACCACATGCAGTCCATCTCCTTCGCCTCAGGGGGAGACCCGGTGAGTATGCAGGGTCCCATCTGCACATCCCTGCCCTGTGCAGGGCACAGGGGCCtctccagccccctccccatctcaCCCCTGCTGTCTtgcctgcaggacacagccGAGTACGTTGCCTACGTTGCCAAAGACCCCGTCAACCAGAGAG cctgccaTATCCTGGAGTGCCCCGAGGGGCTGGCACAGGATGTGATCAGCACCATCGGGCAGGCCTTCGAGCTGCGCTTCAAACAGTACCTGAAAAACCCCCCAAAGCTGGTGACACCCCACGACAG GATGGCAGGGTTTGATGGCTCTGCTtgggatgaagaggaggaggaaccAGCCCCTGATCACCAATACTACAACGACTTCCCTGGCAAGGAGCCCCCCATTGGGGGGGTGGTGGACATGAGACTGCGGGATGGGGCTGCTCAGACCCCCAATCACTTGGGGGCCACGCTG ccCGTTGGTGGGGAGCACGACCCTCGGAAGCAGCACCCTCCTGCCCAAG cagggagagagaaataCCCAGCTCCAGCCGGTGCCTCCGGCCGCACAGACCTCTTTGATGACCCCTCCTATGTCAATGTGCAGAACATGGACAAAACACGCCAGGGCTCAGCTGCTGGCACTCCCACGACAGCCAACGGCAGCGCCCAGAGGGACCTCTTTGACATGA AGCCCTTTGAAGATGCCCTGCGTGTCCCCCTGTCCGTGCCAGTGGGGTTGCCCCCCGCCCAGGTTGTGGCTTCcatggaggagcagctgagacGGGAGCCCTGGTACCATGGGAAGATGAATCGTAAGGaggctgagaagctgctgaaggtGAACGGAGATTTCCTGGTGAGGGAGAGCACCACCACCCCTGGGCAGTACGTCCTGACCGGCCTGCAGGGAGGGCAGCCCAAACACCTCCTGCTTGTGGATCCTGAAGGCGTG GTGCGGACCAAAGATCACCGTTTTGAGAGCGTCAGCCACCTCATCAGCTACCACATGGACAATCACCTGCCCATCATCTCTGCTGGCAGTGAGATGTGCCTGCAGCAGCCGGTGGAGAGGAGACTCTGA